The following are encoded together in the Cherax quadricarinatus isolate ZL_2023a unplaced genomic scaffold, ASM3850222v1 Contig603, whole genome shotgun sequence genome:
- the LOC138851433 gene encoding innexin inx2-like, which produces MVLHIAASLINLVRIRFQHTNIDNYIFQLHYRWTSTFCFLACALLMASDYIGQVIQCYDSSGISVSKPINAYCWVMSTFTINNTNFDGSHYIYLNSKFDGTGTFYPERHIKTYHSYYQWVPFILFLQGSLFYIPHLIWKIIEGKKADTLLHDLQFYSEDENSEKMRNKIIKYLQSSWGYNEKYFKGYMVCEIINFINVIGQMFFLNTFFGGVFITYGTNVLNYLIDNDKYYNPMITTFPRITKCNFYKFGPSGSRELLDYTCILPQNMLNEKIFTVMWFWFVCLATITAIQIVWHIIIIYSPVIRIYNLEYQGKFKASFQMKESIQSLNIGDYFLLDILGHNLDAYNFKELLMLTLGCKENRENIQYDNENNYYLKDKMYGDTPV; this is translated from the coding sequence ATGGTTTTACATATCGCTGCTTCTCTGATAAACTTAGTTAGAATACGCTTCCAACATACTAATATTGACAACTATATATTTCAACTTCATTACCGGTGGACTTCTACTTTCTGTTTTTTAGCATGTGCCTTATTAATGGCTTCAGATTATATAGGTCAAGTTATTCAATGTTATGATAGTTCAGGTATTTCAGTTTCTAAACCCATTAACGCCTATTGCTGGGTAATGTCCACCTTTACAATAAACAACACTAATTTTGATGGATCTCATTATATATATCTTAATAGTAAATTTGATGGTACAGGAACTTTTTATCCAGAGAGACATATAAAAACTTATCACTCTTACTATCAATGGGTACCATTTATACTTTTTCTTCAAGGAAGTCTTTTTTATATACCTCATTTAATTTGGAAAATTATTGAAGGTAAAAAAGCTGATACACTCTTACATGATCTTCAATTTTATTCTGAAGACGAAAATAGCGAAAAAATGAGAAATAAGATTATAAAATACTTACAATCATCTTGGGGttataatgaaaaatattttaaaggATATATGGTATGTGAAATAATTAACTTTATTAATGTTATTGGACAAATGTTCTTTCTTAATACCTTTTTTGGTGGTGTTTTTATAACTTATGGTACTAATGTATTAAATTACTTAATAGATAATGATAAGTATTATAATCCAATGATTACAACCTTTCCCAGAATTACAAAGTGTAACTTCTATAAATTTGGACCCTCAGGATCTCGAGAATTATTAGATTATACTTGTATATTACCTCAAAATATGTTAAATGAAAAAATATTCACTGTTATGTGGTTTTGGTTTGTATGTCTTGCTACTATTACTGCCATTCAGATTGTTTGGCATATAATCATTATTTATAGTCCTGTCATAAGAATTTATAATTTAGAGTATCAGGGTAAATTTAAAGCTTCATTCCAAATGAAAGAAAGTATTCAATCTCTTAATATTGGTGATTATTTTCTATTGGATATATTAGGTCATAATCTTGATGCATATAATTTTAAAGAACTTCTTATGTTAACATTAGGAtgtaaagaaaatagagaaaatatacagtatgataatgaaaataattattatttaaaagATAAAATGTATGGTGATACACCTGTATAG